ATGGATGAAACCGCAGCTTCAGAATTCCTGATTGGCAAGCTTAAAGATTTTAAAACCAACGCAGAATTTTTCGATTCGATGAAGCGGTAGGTTTTACAAGACAGATACACCATAGCGCAACATCATTTGGTGTTGCGCTATGGGTCGTTAAAGGCTAATGATTAAGCCTTTGGCGGCACATAGCCTTCCGGCATTTCGTTGTTACCTTCAAACAGAAACTTGGTTCTTTCCTCGGCTAAAAACGCTCGGGCTTTCGGGTCAAAGCTGGCCAGTTTTCCCTCATTAATCAGCATGGTTTGCTTGGCTAACCATTCCTTCCAGGCTTGTTTGGATATTTTTTCAAATATTTCCTGACCTTTGGGACCCGGAAAAGGCGGTGCATCCAAGCCTTCGGTCTCTATTCCCAATTTTACGCATTTAACCAGTCTCGTCATTTTATTCTCTTGTGTGATTGTTGAAGCAGCAGCTTAATCGGCGCGGCTAAGCCAAGCTTATTAACCTGTTCAGCTTTATACCAGACAGATTGATCGGCTTCCATCACAATATTTATAGGGTTATCGGATTGAATAAGCAGCGGCGTGTAATCCAAATGATAATGGGAAAAGGTGTGGCGCCGGGTTGCCAGCGTCTGTTGGTCGGCAATATGAATACTCTTGGTTAAGCACCAGTCGTGTGCCGCCTTAATGCTGTCGAATTCCGGCAGGCTCCACAAACCGCCCCAGATACCGGTTGGGGGTCTTTTTTCAAGCAATATCCGGTTGTCGGCATCACTCAGCAGTAAAAAGGTAAGTTGCTTGACCGGCAAGGTCTTGGCAGGTTTCGGCGTCGGGAATGCCGAACTATTACCGGCAAGTCCAGCCAAACAATCGGCATTAAGCGGACAGGCCGCACAAGCAGGCTTGCTGCGGGTGCAGAGGGTTGCGCCCAAGTCCATCATGGCCTGAGTGTAATCCGCGACGCGGACTATGGGGGTCAGCTTGGCGCTGATTGCCCACAGTTCCTTGTTGACTGCGCTATTGCCAGGCCAGCCGGAAACGGCTCTAAACCGGGTTAGCACCCTTTTGACATTGCCATCAAGAATCGGGTGGCTTTTATTAAAGGCGATGCTCAATATGGCTCCCGCCGTTGACAGGCCTATGCCGGGTAATACAATCAGTTCATCCAGCGTATCGGGAAAACGGCCGCGTTCGGCAATAAGCTGCGCTGTTTTGTGCAGGTTGCGGGCGCGTGCGTAGTAGCCCAACCCCGACCAAAGATGGAGAACTTTATCAACAGGCGCGTTCGCCAAACTCGCAATATCGGGAAACTTTTCTATAAAAGTATTGAAATAAGGAATAACGGTAGCGACCTGGGTTTGCTGCAACATGGTTTCGGAAAGCCACACGCGGTAAGGCGTAAGGTCTTTTTGCCAGGGCAGGTCCTTACGACCGTATTGATCGA
Above is a window of bacterium DNA encoding:
- a CDS encoding oxidative damage protection protein, which gives rise to MTRLVKCVKLGIETEGLDAPPFPGPKGQEIFEKISKQAWKEWLAKQTMLINEGKLASFDPKARAFLAEERTKFLFEGNNEMPEGYVPPKA
- the mutY gene encoding A/G-specific adenine glycosylase; its protein translation is MSPSAFQQNILAWFDQYGRKDLPWQKDLTPYRVWLSETMLQQTQVATVIPYFNTFIEKFPDIASLANAPVDKVLHLWSGLGYYARARNLHKTAQLIAERGRFPDTLDELIVLPGIGLSTAGAILSIAFNKSHPILDGNVKRVLTRFRAVSGWPGNSAVNKELWAISAKLTPIVRVADYTQAMMDLGATLCTRSKPACAACPLNADCLAGLAGNSSAFPTPKPAKTLPVKQLTFLLLSDADNRILLEKRPPTGIWGGLWSLPEFDSIKAAHDWCLTKSIHIADQQTLATRRHTFSHYHLDYTPLLIQSDNPINIVMEADQSVWYKAEQVNKLGLAAPIKLLLQQSHKRIK